A genome region from Staphylococcus capitis subsp. capitis includes the following:
- the asp3 gene encoding accessory Sec system protein Asp3, translated as MQEAKQFEVKWRLVNLTTFMYGTKLHFNKDDIYFENPLMPSGTVIHNWYMLTNFTEDRVSPKLPILKKGHRYLFKFNFQVEPEGAAYFKIKFYRKNKEQFEYKIIKNKEEEIVYSLEAHSYQLELVNAGMDHLHFQNITIVELGNGTYRNSSTAKGINTKEKFEIMNRVIKNARTYDLDALSDAGGESRE; from the coding sequence ATGCAAGAAGCTAAACAATTTGAAGTGAAATGGCGATTAGTCAATCTAACTACATTTATGTATGGCACTAAGTTACATTTTAATAAAGATGATATTTATTTTGAAAATCCACTAATGCCTTCAGGTACAGTGATTCACAATTGGTATATGCTGACGAACTTTACAGAAGATCGTGTGAGTCCTAAACTTCCGATATTAAAAAAAGGACATCGTTACTTATTTAAATTTAATTTTCAAGTCGAGCCTGAAGGAGCAGCCTATTTCAAAATTAAGTTTTATCGTAAAAACAAAGAACAATTTGAATACAAAATTATTAAAAATAAGGAAGAAGAAATCGTTTATTCGTTAGAAGCGCATTCTTATCAGTTGGAGTTAGTTAATGCTGGGATGGATCATCTTCACTTTCAAAATATAACGATTGTGGAGCTAGGAAATGGGACATACCGTAACTCAAGTACTGCAAAAGGCATTAACACTAAAGAGAAGTTTGAAATTATGAATCGTGTGATAAAAAATGCAAGAACGTATGACTTGGATGCACTTTCCGATGCTGGAGGTGAAAGCCGTGAATAG
- the phnE gene encoding phosphonate ABC transporter, permease protein PhnE — translation MATPTSSTSKYDQYLNKKMSIKTSFTIILIAVLIIWSFIYTGFSIGDLMIGIPQIGAFFGQMVPPDWSYLDQITKPMLDTIRMAIVGTFLGSIVSIPVALLCASNIVQTKWIAIPARFILNIVRTIPDLLLAAVFVAVFGIGQIPGVLALFILTICIIGKLLYESLETIEPGPMEAMTAVGANKVKWIVFGVVPQAISSFMSYVLFAFEINIRASAVLGLVGAGGIGLFYDQTLGLFQYKKTAMIILFTLLIVVIIDFVSSKVREKLA, via the coding sequence ATGGCAACACCTACATCATCAACGAGTAAATATGATCAATATTTAAATAAAAAGATGTCAATTAAAACAAGCTTTACAATTATTCTTATAGCGGTTCTCATCATATGGAGCTTTATTTATACAGGTTTTAGTATTGGAGATTTAATGATAGGTATTCCACAAATTGGTGCATTCTTTGGACAGATGGTACCACCAGATTGGAGTTACTTAGATCAAATTACGAAACCAATGTTAGATACAATTCGTATGGCAATTGTAGGCACATTCTTAGGGAGTATTGTATCAATACCTGTAGCTCTTTTGTGTGCAAGCAACATCGTTCAAACTAAATGGATTGCTATTCCAGCACGATTTATTCTCAATATTGTACGTACAATTCCAGACTTACTTTTAGCAGCAGTGTTTGTTGCGGTATTTGGTATTGGTCAAATTCCTGGTGTTTTAGCATTATTCATATTAACTATCTGTATCATCGGAAAGTTACTATATGAATCATTAGAAACAATTGAACCAGGACCTATGGAAGCTATGACGGCTGTAGGAGCAAATAAAGTTAAATGGATTGTCTTTGGTGTTGTTCCTCAAGCAATTTCTTCATTCATGTCATATGTTTTATTCGCTTTTGAAATTAATATTCGTGCATCGGCAGTTTTAGGACTTGTAGGTGCAGGGGGTATTGGATTATTTTACGATCAAACTCTAGGTTTATTCCAATACAAGAAAACTGCAATGATTATTTTATTTACTCTCCTCATCGTTGTCATTATTGATTTTGTAAGTTCGAAAGTGAGGGAAAAATTAGCATGA
- a CDS encoding LPXTG cell wall anchor domain-containing protein, translated as MRTFSRMSVFKTLAATPAASTTTTASSVSSNSVVVTKDNFNDHMNVSGSAVYDPKTGIVTLTPDEKSKKGAISLNTRLDSNRSFRFDGKVNLGNRYEGFHNSTDDFDGGDGIGFAFSPGDRGEIGKEGAAVGIGGLKNAFGFKLDTFHNTSPPKGDAKANKDPSSMIGKGAFGAFVSTDTNGVATTDVNSASPLKVQPTDNSLQDFVIDYNGDTKVMTVTYAGQTWTKNMSDWIKRSGSTTFSLSMTVSTGGAKNLQQVQFGTFEYTQSATAQVRYVDANTGKDIIPPKTYAGEVDGSATIDKQIDAMKSKGYNYIGVDSTGAPNYIDSTGTVKLTNAGQNIIYKFNDAQKPTISVSNPTIEVGKPTSPISVTVTDNSSDPVKTTVTGLPDGLSFDSTTNTITGTPTHIGTTTVQVHSEDSTGNASDSSFVITVKDSTGPTITQISNQSSEVYNPINPITISATDNSGAKVDNEVSGLPDGLTFDSNTNTISGTPSKMGSFTITITSKDETGNTSTSTFKYDVTRNSTSDSISTSSSKSLSTSKSNSIANSESASTSKANSESTSTSTSIADSQSKSAAESTSKSISESNSKKASESTSKSASTSISDSDSASTSTSLSDSTASVSASESTSTSASGSVSESESTSDSTSESESTSISGSESESTSESTSESDSTSASTSESLSTSTSESESAKESTSTSMSTSDSSSESTSTSNSTSESTSTSASDSESESTSISDSESESTSGSTSVSESESASESTSASESASDSTSESESTSISGSESESTSESTSESDSTSASTSESLSTSTSTSESDSESMSTSTSASDSDSTSESISDSIASVSASESTNASTSVSTSTSESSSTSESISDSSSESTSLSDSISESLSTCESESTKESTSTSISTSDSTSTSDSESTSTSTSESDSSSLSTSDSTSTSMSNSNSASESLSGSTSTSGSTSSSASTSDSLSTSTSGSLSSSQSDSSSASASTSTSDSESTSTSTSDSVSTSLSTSDSTSTSMSASNSESESISSKSQFSSSMVESTSSMVEPTSTSLPEFDLPSYLASESISASTSMSSSESLSTSTSDSLSDSTSTSVSLSNSDSTSNSQSVSDSNSSSTSSSESVSTSGSTSSSDSMSTSISTSTSMSNSESESASDSNSTSTSESISASTSTSGNTSNSVSTSDSTSTSDSDSTSMSTSTSDSISTSTSTSNSDSSNHQGSLVDPSGFKPSHQNPGEQHLSGSMDSSEFINSNQSNKESNFTSENEHNHNQVTQHGEKHSDQQNDKSLPNTGEDETNRGGLVSLVLIMLAGLGLIRRSKKDKNKDRKNNED; from the coding sequence TTGAGAACATTCAGTCGAATGAGTGTCTTTAAAACATTGGCAGCTACACCAGCTGCTTCTACAACAACTACTGCGTCAAGCGTATCTTCAAATTCAGTAGTAGTAACTAAAGATAACTTTAACGATCATATGAATGTTTCAGGTTCAGCGGTATATGATCCTAAAACAGGTATTGTCACTTTAACGCCAGATGAAAAGAGTAAAAAAGGTGCCATTAGTTTAAATACACGTTTAGATTCAAATCGTAGTTTTCGTTTTGATGGTAAGGTCAATCTTGGTAATAGATATGAAGGATTTCATAATTCTACGGATGATTTTGATGGAGGAGACGGTATAGGTTTCGCCTTTTCTCCTGGTGACCGAGGTGAGATAGGTAAAGAAGGTGCAGCTGTAGGAATAGGTGGATTAAAAAATGCATTTGGGTTTAAATTAGATACCTTCCATAATACTTCACCACCTAAAGGGGATGCCAAAGCTAATAAAGATCCAAGTAGTATGATTGGGAAAGGTGCCTTCGGTGCGTTTGTCTCAACAGATACAAATGGTGTGGCGACAACTGATGTAAATAGTGCATCTCCTTTAAAAGTGCAACCAACGGATAATTCTCTCCAAGACTTTGTGATTGATTATAATGGAGATACAAAAGTTATGACTGTTACCTATGCAGGTCAAACATGGACTAAAAATATGTCCGACTGGATTAAAAGGAGTGGTTCTACAACGTTTTCATTATCAATGACTGTGTCTACAGGTGGAGCTAAAAACCTTCAACAAGTTCAATTTGGTACATTTGAATATACACAATCTGCTACGGCACAAGTAAGGTATGTGGATGCTAATACAGGTAAAGATATCATCCCTCCTAAAACATACGCTGGCGAAGTTGATGGCAGTGCGACTATTGATAAACAAATAGATGCAATGAAAAGTAAGGGATATAACTATATTGGTGTAGATAGTACTGGTGCACCTAATTATATAGATAGTACTGGAACAGTTAAATTAACTAATGCTGGTCAAAATATTATTTACAAATTTAATGATGCACAAAAACCGACGATTAGTGTCAGTAATCCAACTATAGAAGTAGGGAAACCTACGTCACCAATTAGCGTTACAGTTACAGATAATAGTTCAGATCCGGTTAAAACAACTGTAACAGGATTGCCAGATGGATTATCATTTGATAGTACTACTAATACCATTACAGGTACACCTACTCATATAGGTACAACGACTGTACAAGTGCATTCTGAAGATTCAACTGGTAATGCTTCAGATAGCAGCTTTGTCATTACAGTTAAAGATTCTACTGGACCAACGATTACACAGATTAGTAATCAATCATCAGAAGTTTATAATCCAATCAATCCAATTACTATTAGTGCAACAGATAATAGCGGTGCTAAGGTAGATAACGAGGTATCAGGATTGCCAGATGGTCTTACATTTGATTCGAATACGAATACGATTAGTGGCACGCCAAGTAAAATGGGTAGTTTTACCATAACTATTACTTCAAAGGATGAGACTGGGAATACATCAACGTCTACATTTAAGTATGATGTTACTAGAAATAGTACTAGTGATTCCATATCTACTTCTTCAAGTAAGAGCCTTTCAACATCAAAAAGCAATAGTATAGCTAATTCAGAAAGTGCGTCAACAAGTAAGGCGAATTCAGAAAGTACGTCAACAAGCACAAGTATTGCAGATTCGCAAAGTAAATCAGCAGCTGAAAGTACGTCAAAATCAATAAGTGAGAGTAATTCGAAAAAAGCATCAGAGAGTACAAGTAAGTCAGCAAGCACTAGCATATCAGATAGTGACTCAGCTAGCACAAGCACGTCATTAAGTGACTCAACTGCTAGTGTAAGTGCATCAGAGTCAACGAGCACAAGTGCATCAGGATCAGTGAGTGAATCAGAAAGTACATCTGACTCAACAAGTGAATCAGAAAGCACGTCAATAAGTGGTTCAGAATCAGAAAGTACATCTGAATCCACAAGTGAGAGTGATTCAACAAGCGCAAGCACGTCTGAATCACTAAGTACGTCAACATCAGAAAGTGAATCTGCTAAAGAGAGCACTTCAACGTCAATGAGCACGAGCGATTCGAGCAGTGAGAGTACATCAACATCTAACAGTACATCAGAGTCAACAAGCACAAGTGCATCAGATTCAGAAAGTGAAAGCACGTCAATAAGTGATTCAGAATCAGAAAGTACATCAGGATCAACAAGCGTGAGTGAATCAGAAAGCGCGTCAGAGTCAACAAGTGCATCAGAAAGTGCATCTGACTCAACAAGTGAATCAGAAAGCACGTCAATAAGTGGTTCAGAATCAGAAAGTACATCTGAATCCACAAGCGAGAGTGATTCAACAAGCGCAAGTACGTCTGAATCACTAAGTACATCAACAAGCACAAGTGAATCGGATAGTGAGAGTATGTCAACATCAACAAGCGCGAGTGATTCAGATAGTACAAGTGAATCAATAAGTGACTCAATTGCTAGCGTAAGTGCATCAGAGTCAACAAATGCAAGTACATCAGTTTCTACGAGCACAAGCGAATCAAGTAGTACAAGTGAATCAATAAGTGACTCAAGCAGTGAGAGTACATCATTATCTGACAGTATTTCAGAATCATTAAGTACTTGTGAAAGTGAATCCACTAAAGAGAGCACGTCAACGTCAATAAGCACAAGCGACTCAACAAGTACTTCTGACTCAGAAAGTACATCAACATCTACGAGTGAGAGTGACTCATCAAGTCTAAGCACCTCAGACAGTACAAGTACATCAATGAGCAATTCAAATAGTGCGAGTGAGTCACTAAGTGGCTCAACAAGTACCTCAGGTAGTACTTCAAGTAGCGCAAGTACATCGGATTCATTAAGTACATCAACATCAGGTAGTTTAAGTAGTTCACAAAGCGACTCATCAAGTGCAAGCGCATCAACAAGCACTTCAGACTCAGAGAGCACATCAACATCAACAAGCGACAGTGTATCAACAAGTCTAAGTACCTCAGACAGTACAAGTACTTCAATGAGTGCTTCAAACAGTGAAAGCGAGTCAATATCATCTAAGAGTCAATTCTCATCCTCTATGGTTGAATCGACTAGCTCTATGGTTGAACCGACTAGCACATCGTTGCCAGAATTTGATTTACCATCATACTTGGCTTCAGAATCAATCAGTGCTTCAACATCAATGAGTAGTTCAGAATCACTAAGTACATCAACATCAGATTCCTTAAGTGATTCGACATCGACGAGCGTATCGCTTTCAAACAGTGATTCAACATCAAATTCTCAATCAGTCAGTGATTCTAACTCTAGTAGCACATCAAGTTCAGAAAGTGTCTCTACGTCAGGTAGCACATCAAGTTCAGATAGCATGTCAACATCAATTAGCACATCAACAAGTATGAGTAATTCTGAATCAGAAAGTGCATCAGACAGTAATTCGACATCAACAAGTGAATCAATAAGCGCATCAACATCAACGAGCGGGAACACTTCAAATAGTGTAAGTACTTCAGATAGTACAAGCACATCCGACTCAGATAGTACTTCAATGAGCACAAGTACGTCTGACTCAATAAGCACATCAACATCAACAAGCAACTCGGATTCTTCAAACCATCAAGGTTCGCTTGTGGATCCTAGTGGATTCAAACCTAGTCACCAAAATCCAGGTGAACAACATCTTAGTGGTAGTATGGATTCTTCAGAATTCATTAATTCTAATCAGTCGAATAAAGAATCTAATTTCACTTCTGAAAATGAACACAATCATAATCAAGTGACTCAACATGGTGAAAAACATTCAGATCAACAAAATGACAAATCATTACCTAATACTGGTGAAGATGAAACAAATAGAGGCGGATTAGTTTCATTAGTATTAATAATGTTAGCTGGTTTAGGATTAATTAGAAGATCTAAAAAGGATAAAAATAAAGATAGAAAAAATAATGAAGATTAA
- the asp1 gene encoding accessory Sec system protein Asp1 → MKRFIPAWYSHDKWWESTSVPFYQKRQYTDFDDMISLMTMHSKNNVNYQLMILSFSPYLRTFLHRYDLFETNYWSVFDDIQGVSHQTPQAIDYRDLAWPENTEFIFTPYKIQAVTGEHTFSKIHFSQEGYLMWIEDFQHNIIQRRYVIDDRGFISAVRTYTETGQSKMKHYFSIKGEEIFKEDLRNKTVTIKEQFQSNFKQTTYATMADLIEEKFKEYAEREMKKDDLIIVASDERHNSVMAHTIDESSLCFSVFTERNKKVTPELFDSISQARYCLVDTQDNQREIQRYAKESQTHLHLLRVTPFDAQTISNKSSQLYDTYVGLWIDQLPKHELRVILTSLFQYIQQKDHFKLKLLTKYKNDPNDWLMEEIARLNDTYHQEKQEHSEEIEDILASQIKKESVIGLEYVPFSEDFVRAVSNLRLVVDLSNEPDLFLQICCIGAGVPQVNYRGTDYVKYEQNGLIIKDISQIVSALDYFLVHLKKWNYSYAYSMRLVDEFSSINIIHQINQLFEGDDKYATYI, encoded by the coding sequence ATGAAGCGTTTTATTCCTGCATGGTATAGTCATGATAAATGGTGGGAAAGTACATCAGTACCTTTCTATCAAAAGCGTCAATACACAGACTTTGATGATATGATCAGTTTAATGACAATGCATAGTAAAAATAATGTGAATTATCAGTTGATGATACTTAGTTTCAGTCCTTATCTCAGAACTTTCCTCCATAGATATGATTTGTTTGAAACCAACTATTGGTCTGTGTTTGATGATATTCAAGGTGTTAGTCATCAAACGCCACAGGCAATTGATTATCGAGATTTAGCGTGGCCTGAAAATACAGAATTTATATTTACTCCTTATAAAATTCAGGCGGTCACAGGGGAACATACTTTTTCAAAGATACACTTTAGTCAAGAAGGATATTTAATGTGGATAGAAGACTTTCAACACAATATAATCCAACGACGCTATGTCATTGATGATAGAGGTTTTATTTCAGCGGTTAGAACATATACTGAAACGGGTCAAAGTAAAATGAAACATTACTTCTCAATCAAAGGAGAAGAAATATTTAAAGAAGATTTGAGAAATAAAACAGTGACAATTAAGGAGCAATTCCAATCAAATTTTAAACAAACAACTTATGCAACTATGGCAGATTTAATTGAAGAAAAGTTCAAAGAGTATGCCGAAAGAGAGATGAAAAAAGATGACTTAATCATCGTTGCATCAGATGAAAGACACAATTCAGTGATGGCTCATACGATAGATGAGTCTTCTTTATGTTTTTCAGTATTTACTGAGCGAAATAAGAAAGTAACGCCCGAACTATTTGATTCGATCTCTCAAGCACGCTATTGTCTAGTCGATACGCAAGACAATCAGAGAGAGATTCAACGTTATGCTAAGGAGTCTCAAACACATCTACATTTATTAAGAGTAACTCCCTTTGATGCGCAAACGATATCTAATAAAAGTAGTCAACTCTATGATACGTATGTAGGGTTATGGATAGATCAATTACCTAAACATGAATTGCGAGTGATTTTAACTTCATTATTTCAATATATTCAGCAAAAAGATCATTTCAAGTTAAAATTACTTACCAAATACAAGAATGATCCAAACGACTGGTTAATGGAAGAAATTGCTCGACTCAATGATACGTACCACCAAGAAAAACAAGAACATTCTGAAGAAATAGAGGATATATTGGCATCACAAATAAAAAAAGAGTCGGTCATAGGATTGGAGTATGTACCTTTTTCAGAAGACTTTGTTAGAGCTGTCTCAAATTTAAGGTTAGTTGTCGATTTATCAAATGAACCAGACCTCTTTCTACAAATCTGTTGTATAGGCGCAGGCGTGCCACAAGTTAATTATAGAGGGACTGATTATGTTAAATATGAACAGAATGGTTTAATCATAAAAGATATTTCTCAAATCGTCTCAGCTTTAGATTACTTTTTAGTACATTTAAAAAAGTGGAATTATTCGTATGCATATTCCATGAGATTAGTAGATGAATTTAGTTCTATAAATATCATTCATCAAATTAATCAATTGTTTGAAGGTGATGATAAGTATGCCACGTACATTTAA
- the asp2 gene encoding accessory Sec system protein Asp2: MPRTFKVLQIGGNDLENLFENKREVEWDYIDTAVFDFESGYLEAVEALIEQNGAFDFVFTQALYSESLINLFKIVSTPYNTVIDEAYWDVHFQEEKIVQQNFIKPLKYDNEEDLHQKLQAITFPGQYGDKVTPIHCRVNTAFIGKYQFNGNESLEISGNFGDQLTPLVTWSRNIIADENKVNQIWPEFKIEGEVKKQYTLRMIPVYSTEQPVETFIFEQNELDQPIELPARPYKANVSVSLKAQGEGKLYVGSIHKRWSRLELGQFILGGQWFSDKNRNEFFHYFNPGDFKPPLNVYFSGYRTAEGFEGFFMMNRLNAPFILISDPRIEGGAFYLGSEDYENGIKDVILGALDYLGFTHDQLILSGLSMGSFGALYYATRLQPAAVIVGKPLINVGTIANNMKLVRPNDFGTSLDVLRSNEGGISENEINQLDQKFWNQIHNSQLTQTTFAIAYMEHDDYDINAFHELLPVLTKQYARVMSRSVPGRHNDDSSTITNWFINFYHLIMAQQFGRESHARS; encoded by the coding sequence ATGCCACGTACATTTAAAGTACTCCAAATTGGAGGAAATGATTTAGAAAACCTTTTTGAAAATAAAAGAGAAGTCGAATGGGATTATATAGATACGGCTGTATTTGATTTTGAAAGTGGTTATCTCGAAGCAGTAGAAGCTCTTATAGAACAAAACGGGGCATTTGATTTTGTGTTTACACAAGCGCTGTACTCTGAGTCACTTATCAATTTATTCAAAATCGTTAGCACGCCCTATAACACGGTGATAGACGAGGCATATTGGGATGTGCATTTTCAAGAAGAAAAGATCGTTCAGCAGAATTTTATCAAACCTCTCAAGTATGATAATGAGGAAGATTTGCATCAGAAATTACAGGCGATAACATTTCCTGGGCAATATGGTGATAAGGTAACACCTATACATTGTCGTGTAAATACAGCGTTTATTGGTAAATACCAATTTAACGGTAATGAATCGTTAGAGATTTCGGGAAACTTTGGCGACCAACTTACACCTCTTGTCACATGGAGTCGAAACATTATTGCTGATGAAAATAAAGTCAATCAAATATGGCCAGAATTTAAAATTGAAGGTGAAGTTAAGAAACAGTATACGCTACGTATGATACCGGTCTACTCTACTGAGCAACCAGTTGAAACATTCATCTTTGAACAGAATGAATTAGACCAACCGATAGAGTTGCCTGCGAGACCGTATAAAGCTAATGTGAGTGTTTCTCTCAAAGCGCAAGGAGAAGGTAAGTTATATGTAGGTTCAATTCACAAGCGTTGGTCTAGGTTGGAATTAGGTCAATTTATTCTAGGAGGACAATGGTTTAGCGATAAAAACCGTAATGAGTTCTTTCATTACTTCAATCCAGGTGATTTTAAACCACCATTGAATGTGTATTTTAGTGGCTATAGAACTGCTGAAGGCTTCGAAGGTTTCTTTATGATGAACCGTTTGAATGCACCTTTCATTTTAATTAGTGATCCTCGAATTGAGGGTGGGGCCTTTTATTTAGGATCTGAAGATTATGAGAATGGCATTAAAGATGTCATCCTGGGTGCGTTAGATTATTTAGGTTTTACCCATGACCAATTGATACTTTCAGGATTATCAATGGGATCTTTTGGTGCTTTATATTATGCGACACGACTTCAGCCGGCAGCAGTGATAGTAGGTAAACCATTGATTAATGTCGGAACGATTGCTAATAATATGAAGCTAGTCCGTCCTAACGACTTTGGTACATCTTTAGATGTTTTAAGATCTAATGAAGGCGGTATTTCTGAAAATGAAATCAACCAACTTGATCAAAAATTTTGGAATCAAATACACAACAGTCAACTCACCCAGACAACATTTGCGATTGCATATATGGAGCACGATGATTATGATATCAATGCCTTTCATGAATTATTACCAGTACTTACAAAACAATATGCGCGTGTAATGAGTAGAAGTGTACCAGGGAGACATAATGATGATTCTTCGACAATTACTAACTGGTTTATCAATTTTTATCATTTAATCATGGCACAACAATTTGGGAGAGAGTCACATGCAAGAAGCTAA
- a CDS encoding SDR family oxidoreductase produces the protein MNVLVIGSNGAVGRKVISQLKDTEHSSVALVRKEEQVSELKELGADKVVVQDLEEDFSSAFEGVDSVIFTAGSGGSTGADKTLLVDLWGAKKAVDYATKHQVKKFVHLSATDSVEPDKETDVMKPYAVAKHFSDLYIENSDLNYTIVHPGPLQNEEGTGKINAELDITRDPNSYTIPREDVATVLIEALDASAVEGKDIFIQTGQTDIKDAINNIK, from the coding sequence ATGAATGTACTAGTAATTGGTTCAAATGGTGCAGTGGGCAGAAAAGTTATTTCGCAATTAAAAGACACTGAACATTCCTCTGTAGCACTTGTACGTAAAGAAGAACAAGTAAGTGAACTAAAAGAGTTAGGTGCAGATAAAGTCGTTGTCCAAGATTTAGAGGAAGATTTTTCAAGTGCTTTTGAAGGCGTAGATAGTGTCATATTTACAGCAGGTTCAGGTGGTAGTACTGGTGCAGATAAAACTTTATTAGTAGATTTGTGGGGAGCTAAAAAAGCTGTGGACTACGCTACTAAACATCAAGTGAAGAAATTTGTTCATTTAAGTGCTACAGATAGTGTTGAACCTGATAAAGAAACTGATGTTATGAAACCATATGCCGTAGCTAAACATTTCTCAGATCTTTATATTGAAAATTCAGATCTAAATTACACTATTGTCCATCCTGGCCCACTTCAAAATGAAGAAGGTACAGGTAAAATTAATGCTGAATTAGATATCACAAGAGATCCTAATAGCTATACAATTCCTCGCGAAGACGTAGCAACTGTATTAATCGAAGCTCTTGATGCGTCAGCAGTTGAAGGTAAAGATATCTTCATTCAAACAGGTCAAACTGATATTAAGGATGCAATCAACAATATAAAATAA
- the phnE gene encoding phosphonate ABC transporter, permease protein PhnE, whose translation MNEQKYKLNSKRYRERIIKNWIIAVIVAAIIIWAFAGMPALELKSKSIEILKSIFKGLFHPDLGYIYIPAGEDLLRGLLETFAIAVIGTFIASIICIPFAFLGARNMVKLRPVTGISKFILSIIRVFPEIVMALIFIKAVGPGSFSGVLALGIHSVGMLGKLFVEDIESLDFSAVESLKASGANKTKTLIFAVIPQILPSFISLILYRFELNLRSASILGLIGAGGIGTPLIFALQTRSWDRVGIILIGLVIMVAIVDLISGAIRKRIV comes from the coding sequence ATGAATGAACAAAAATACAAACTCAATTCAAAGAGATATCGTGAGAGAATTATAAAAAATTGGATTATTGCAGTTATTGTAGCAGCGATTATTATTTGGGCATTTGCAGGTATGCCAGCTTTAGAATTAAAAAGTAAATCGATTGAAATATTGAAGTCCATATTCAAAGGCTTATTTCATCCAGATCTAGGCTACATATATATTCCTGCCGGTGAAGACTTACTTAGAGGACTATTAGAAACATTTGCAATTGCAGTAATAGGGACATTCATTGCCTCTATTATATGTATTCCATTTGCTTTCTTAGGTGCAAGAAATATGGTGAAGTTAAGACCAGTAACTGGCATAAGTAAATTTATCTTAAGTATTATTCGTGTATTTCCAGAAATTGTAATGGCACTTATCTTTATCAAAGCCGTAGGACCAGGTTCATTCTCTGGAGTACTTGCATTAGGTATTCACTCCGTTGGAATGTTAGGAAAACTTTTTGTTGAAGATATTGAAAGTTTAGATTTTAGTGCTGTTGAATCATTAAAAGCTAGTGGTGCTAATAAAACTAAAACATTAATATTTGCAGTGATACCACAAATATTACCTTCATTTATATCATTAATTCTTTATCGATTTGAACTAAATCTACGTTCTGCCTCTATTCTAGGTCTAATAGGTGCAGGAGGTATTGGTACGCCATTAATCTTTGCACTCCAAACACGTTCATGGGATCGTGTGGGTATCATTTTAATAGGATTAGTGATTATGGTTGCGATTGTCGACCTAATATCTGGTGCTATTCGTAAGCGTATTGTTTAG